The Camelina sativa cultivar DH55 chromosome 14, Cs, whole genome shotgun sequence genome includes a window with the following:
- the LOC104739699 gene encoding uncharacterized protein LOC104739699: MALEMRNRFGVLMGGGEFVLRKPRNGNKCRRFDRCNTMRQTETESFSEETRMITRERRRGRRRRRRSFFLDMILLLRTCSSNILFLSLLLLSSSVLSENLSPRNQTLRPLEELNKLKAINQHLRKINKPSVKTIHSPDGDIIDCVLSHHQPAFDHPRLRGQRPMEPPERPRGHNRRGLRPKSFQLWGMEGETCDEGTVPIRRTKAEDILRSNSVSSFGKKLRHYRRDTSSNGHEHAVGYVSGEKYYGAKASINVWAPQVQNQYEFSLSQIWIISGSFGNDLNTIEAGWQVSPELYGDNYPRFFTYWTNDAYQATGCYNLLCSGFVQTNSEIAIGAAISPSSSYKGGQFDITLLIWKDPKHGNWWLEFGSGILVGYWPSFLFTHLKEHASMVQYGGEVVNSQNGGGHTSTQMGSGHFAEEGFTKSSYFRNIQVVDWDNNLVPSPNLKVLADHPNCYDIQGGSNRAWGSYFYYGGPGKNPKCP, encoded by the exons ATGGCTTTGGAAATG AGAAATCGTTTTGGGGTCTTGATGGGAGGAGGTGAGTTCGTGTTGAGGAAACCCAGAAACGGCAATAAATGCCGTCGTTTCGATCGATGCAATACAATGAGACAAACAGAAACAGAGTCGTTCtcagaagaaacaagaatgataacaagagaaagaagacgaggaagaagaagaagaagaagaagcttcttcttAGATATGATCCTTTTGTTACGTACTTGTTCCTCTAAcattcttttcctctctcttcttctcttgtcttcttctgtCTTATCCGAGAATCTCTCACCCAGAAACCAAACTCTCCGGCCACTCGAAGAGCTTAATAAGCTCAAAGCCATTAACCAACATCTCAGGAAGATCAATAAACCTTCCGTCAAGACAATTCAT agCCCTGACGGTGACATCATAGACTGTGTTTTATCACATCACCAGCCAGCATTTGATCATCCCAGATTAAGAGGACAGAGGCCAATG GAACCTCCTGAGAGGCCAAGAGGGCACAACAGGAGAGGATTGAGACCAAAGAGCTTCCAGTTGTGGGGAATGGAGGGAGAGACATGTGATGAAGGAACTGTCCCTATCAGAAGAACAAAAGCAGAAGACATTCTCAGATCAAACTCTGTTTCTAGCTTTGGCAAGAAACTCAGACATTACAGAAGAGACACTAGCAGTAATGGCCATGAA caCGCGGTGGGATACGTGAGCGGAGAGAAATACTATGGGGCAAAAGCAAGCATAAATGTGTGGGCGCCTCAGGTCCAGAACCAATACGAATTTAGTTTATCTCAGATTTGGATTATCTCTGGTTCCTTCGGTAATGATCTCAACACCATTGAAGCTGGCTGGCAG GTGAGTCCAGAGCTCTATGGAGATAATTACCCAAGATTCTTTACTTACTGGACT AACGATGCATATCAAGCAACTGGTTGCTACAATCTCTTGTGTTCCGGTTTTGTCCAAACCAATAGTGAGATTGCGATTGGAGCTGCAATATCTCCCTCGTCTTCATACAAGGGTGGACAATTCGATATTACTCTCCTGATTTGGAAG GATCCGAAGCATGGGAATTGGTGGCTGGAATTCGGGTCGGGTATTCTAGTCGGGTATTGGCCATCGTTCTTGTTCACACACCTGAAGGAGCACGCGAGCATGGTCCAATACGGTGGCGAAGTCGTAAACTCACAAAATGGAGGAGGTCACACTTCAACACAGATGGGAAGTGGACATTTTGCAGAGGAAGGGTTCACGAAATCTTCTTATTTCAGAAACATCCAAGTAGTTGATTGGGATAACAATTTGGTCCCTTCTCCTAATCTTAAAGTACTTGCGGATCATCCGAATTGTTACGATATTCAAGGTGGTTCTAACCGGGCTTGGGGGAGTTATTTTTATTACGGAGGACCAGGCAAGAATCCTAAATGcccttaa